In bacterium, the sequence ATATAACGATTTGCTACCTTACATACAAACAATTGCAGGTCAAGAGATGGGAAAAAAAGGACACCATATAGGAGTTGTGAAAGAAAAATGTGGTTATGACCCTTCAAAAATTCTTATGTTGGGAGATGCAGACGGCGACCTTAAAGGCGTTAAAGAGAACGATGGTCTTTTTTACCCTATTCCTGCAGGTGGAGAGAGAGATGCCTGGAAGAATTTCCCATCTATCTTTGAAAAATTTATTGATGGTAACTACAAAGGCGAATTGGAGAACAAATACCTTGATGAGTTTGCAAAAGTATTGCTGACAACACCACCTTGGGAAGAAACTGGTTATAACCATATAGAAGCATACAAGAAGAAACAGCCTATAAGAGAATCCCTCTACAAACAACTTAATCCAGAGGGACGTCTGCTTGTAATGTAATCCTGGTTTACCTTCTATCCCTGGTTGTAAATCCGAATTTTGTGAAAATCCCCGAGGGACTTGATACGGAATCTCGTTTTTACTACCCCCCATTCCGTCTTTTGTAGTTTATCTTGCGAGCTTTACCCGCCGAAGCCAACCTACGCTAAAATACAAGCTTCGGCAGGTATACCTTGGCGTAGGAGGGCGTTTTTTTAGCGTGGCAATCTCGCCGAAGGCGGAAAAGCAATGCACCCTCTCTTTGCCCTCTACCCATAGGGGAGAGGGATTAAGGGTGAGGGGGACTTTACGTCTTGGCAAAGGAATGTGAAGCAATCTCCCATTCTGTCTTTTGTAGTTAGTCTTGCGAGTTTTATTCCTCGGAGATACTCAGGACAAGACTCCCTTGGGGGTACTCGGAACAAGTCGCCGAAGGCGAAAAAGAAAAACAAAAGCAAGGTTACTGAAACAAGTTTAGGATGACAAAACCGCGAGAAGAAGGATCAAGGATGAGGGGGGCAGTCGTCCTTGTATGTTATTATGAGAGTCATAACAATTACACACTTTAAACCATAACCAAGGAAAATAAAATGTATATAGGAAAAGGTAGTGAAAAAGAATTTCTAAATCCAGAACAGATCAACTATCTATGTGCAGAAGGTTTAAAATCAAGAAACTTAGCCAACAAAAAAGTTCTTGCAATAATACCTGACACAACTCGTTCAGGTCCAACCGATTTAATCTTTAAGAGTATCTACAAGAACCTTAAAGATGTAACCCAAAAAATCGATTTTCTTATTGCTCTCGGCACACATCCAGTAATGGACGAAGATAGAGTCAACGATTTTCTGAAAATAACCAACTCAGAACGTAAAGAAGAGTATAAAGATACTAAAATTTTCCAACACCATTGGGATGACCCTAAATCTCTTACTCATATTGGCACAATTTCTGCTTCTAAAATAGGAGAAATTTCTGGTGGGCTACTTAAAGAAGAGATACCTGTTACAGTAAATAAAGCAGTCCTTGATTATGACGAAATTCTACTTGTAGGTCCGATATTTCCACATGAAGTGGTCGGGTTTTCTGGCGGCTACAAATATCTATTCCCTGGTATTTCAGGACCTGACTTTCTACATAGGTTCCACTGGTTAGGTGCTCTAATAACAAATCCAAAAATTAACGGCACAAAAGATACACCAGTCAGAGAAGCGCTAAACGTAGCATCTACTTTTATAACAAAACCATTAACTCAAATTTGTTATGTAGTAAAAGATGGTCAAGTACACGGATTTTATACAGGAGATAGAGATGCCTGGTCACAAGCTGCCGACCTTTCTTCGAAACTTAATGTTAAGTATGTACCCCAACCTTTTAAGACAATACTTTCTATTGCGCCACTAATGTATGAAGACTTATGGACAGCAGGTAAATGTATGTATAAACTTGAGCCGATAGTAGCAGATAACGGACAACTAATAATTTACGCTCCACATGTTAAAGAGGTTTCACATACCCACGGCAAAGAGATAGAAAAAGTTGGTTACCACACAAGAGACTACTTCCTTAAACAGATGGATAAATTTACAGATGTTACTGGTTGTATAATGGCACACTCAACCCACGTAAAAGGCATAGGGACATTTGCTAATGGTATAGAAAAACCGAGAGTAGAAGTTGTGCTTGCTACAGGAATACCAGAAGCAATCTGTAAAAAAATTAACCTTGGGTATATAGACTATAAGAGTGTAGATATATCCGAATACCAGAAGAGAGAAGATACTTTTGTAGTTGAGAGAGCAGGGGAGGTCTTATACCGTTTAGAAGGTGATAGGGTCCCAGATATAGACAACCTTTAATGATTTATACCCCTTGATCCTTCTCCCCTTGAGGGAGAAGGATCAAGGATGAGGGGTGCTTTACGTCTTGGCAAAGGAATATGAAGCAATCTCTCATTCCTTCTTTTGTAGTT encodes:
- a CDS encoding lactate racemase domain-containing protein; protein product: MYIGKGSEKEFLNPEQINYLCAEGLKSRNLANKKVLAIIPDTTRSGPTDLIFKSIYKNLKDVTQKIDFLIALGTHPVMDEDRVNDFLKITNSERKEEYKDTKIFQHHWDDPKSLTHIGTISASKIGEISGGLLKEEIPVTVNKAVLDYDEILLVGPIFPHEVVGFSGGYKYLFPGISGPDFLHRFHWLGALITNPKINGTKDTPVREALNVASTFITKPLTQICYVVKDGQVHGFYTGDRDAWSQAADLSSKLNVKYVPQPFKTILSIAPLMYEDLWTAGKCMYKLEPIVADNGQLIIYAPHVKEVSHTHGKEIEKVGYHTRDYFLKQMDKFTDVTGCIMAHSTHVKGIGTFANGIEKPRVEVVLATGIPEAICKKINLGYIDYKSVDISEYQKREDTFVVERAGEVLYRLEGDRVPDIDNL